One genomic segment of Garra rufa chromosome 13, GarRuf1.0, whole genome shotgun sequence includes these proteins:
- the LOC141348397 gene encoding voltage-gated potassium channel regulatory subunit KCNF1-like: MSEEVEIAVNIGGVKHILYGDILNQYPETRLAKLVNRATDSMQEDLCTLCDDYDDSKREFYFDRDPEAFKCILDLYYYGEIHMKRGICPMCFMKEMDYWGIDMEYLDKCCICRLNEVESELAEIAEEVKTILDDLEDDATVTRAQRFQAFLRKLMEKPESSLAARVIAVLSFVFILLSSVVMSVGTIPELQVKDGKGNLMEHPTLEFIETACIIWFTLEYILRFVSSLNKLQFVFSFLNIVDVLAITPFYVVLILGAAQMELADVQQTLQALRILRIVRIFKLARHSSGLQALPVALKSSLKELCVLLTYMSVGIFLFSALGYIMEQSHPETKFTSIPQSCWWAIVAMTTVGYGDIYPKTTLGMCNAAVSFLCGIISIALPVHMIIHNFVVIYSRQRALETTAKREIEIMALRAKEEKQECPEAEQMPSQASVWDSAGARV, translated from the coding sequence ATGAGTGAAGAGGTCGAGATTGCTGTGAATATCGGTGGTGTCAAGCACATTCTCTATGGGGACATTCTGAACCAATATCCTGAGACGCGTTTGGCGAAACTGGTGAACCGAGCCACGGATTCCATGCAAGAAGATCTCTGCACACTCTGTGATGACTATGACGACTCAAAGCGTGAGTTTTACTTCGATAGAGACCCAGAGGCCTTCAAATGCATCCTGGATCTGTATTACTATGGAGAGATTCACATGAAGCGAGGAATCTGTCCCATGTGCTTCATGAAAGAGATGGACTACTGGGGGATCGACATGGAGTATCTGGACAAATGCTGTATATGTAGATTAAATGAGGTGGAATCTGAGTTGGCAGAAATAGCCGAGGAGGTCAAGACCATCCTGGACGACCTGGAAGATGATGCGACGGTCACTAGAGCCCAGAGGTTTCAAGCATTCCTCCGGAAGCTCATGGAGAAACCAGAGTCATCTTTAGCTGCTCGCGTAATCGCAGTGTTGTCATTCGTGTTCATCCTGCTCTCCTCTGTGGTCATGAGCGTGGGGACCATCCCCGAGCTCCAAGTGAAAGATGGCAAAGGTAACCTCATGGAACACCCGACTCTTGAGTTTATCGAGACGGCTTGCATCATTTGGTTCACCTTGGAATACATTTTGCGCTTTGTGTCCTCTTTGAACAAATTGCAGTTTGTATTTTCCTTCCTCAATATAGTAGACGTTCTAGCCATCACGCCGTTCTACGTAGTGTTGATTCTGGGTGCTGCTCAGATGGAGCTGGCCGATGTGCAACAGACATTGCAGGCGTTGCGCATTTTGCGCATCGTACGCATTTTTAAACTTGCGCGACACTCATCAGGTCTGCAAGCTCTCCCCGTAGCACTCAAAAGCAGCTTGAAAGAGCTTTGTGTGTTGCTCACATACATGAGTGTGGGGATTTTCTTGTTCTCTGCACTGGGGTACATAATGGAGCAGAGCCACCCGGAGACCAAATTCACCAGCATCCCACAGTCCTGCTGGTGGGCTATTGTTGCCATGACCACTGTGGGTTATGGAGACATCTATCCTAAAACAACGCTGGGCATGTGTAACGCCGCTGTCAGTTTTCTGTGTGGGATCATTTCTATCGCGTTACCAGTTCACATGATCATTCACAACTTTGTCGTTATTTACAGTAGGCAGCGTGCTCTTGAAACCACAGCGAAGCGTGAGATAGAGATCATGGCGTTACGAGCGAAGGAGGAAAAGCAGGAGTGTCCGGAGGCCGAACAAATGCCGTCACAGGCTTCGGTGTGGGATAGTGCTGGTGCAAGAGTGTAA
- the LOC141283599 gene encoding voltage-gated potassium channel regulatory subunit KCNF1-like, producing the protein MWEFPRTRYADCNSSEASEETEIAVNIGGVKHTLYGDVLNRYPETRLAELVNRATDSTQDDLCALCDDYDDSKREFYFDRDPEAFKCILELYYYGEIHMKRGICPMCFMKEMDYWGIDAEYLDECCISSLNEVQTELEEIADKVKNILDDLEDDATLTRAQKCQAFLWKLMEKPESSLAARVIAVLSFAFILISSVVMCVGTIPELQVKDTEGNLVEHPTLESIETACIIWFTAEYILRFLSSSNQFSFVFSFMNIIDFLAIMPFYVVLILTHLGTAVMELANVQQAVQALRIMRIARIFKLARHSSGLQTLTFALKSSLKELGLLLMYMSVGIFLFSALGYTLEQSHPETMFTSIPQSFWWAIITMTTVGYGDIYPKTTLGRCNAAVSFLCGVIAIALPIHPIINNFVIVYSKQRVLETAAKHEIELMALRAKEKAQECPEAERTASAGSSSVWDSAAVSASQSDTYIPLLGDKANVSKDQPAHKC; encoded by the coding sequence ATGTGGGAGTTCCCGAGGACTCGTTACGCGGACTGTAACAGCTCAGAGGCCAGTGAGGAGACTGAGATTGCTGTGAATATCGGTGGTGTCAAGCACACTCTCTACGGGGACGTGCTGAACCGATATCCCGAGACGCGCTTGGCCGAACTGGTTAACCGAGCCACGGATTCCACGCAAGACGATCTCTGCGCGCTCTGTGATGACTATGACGACTCAAAGCGAGAGTTTTACTTTGACAGAGACCCAGAGGCCTTCAAATGCATCCTGGAGCTGTATTACTATGGAGAGATTCACATGAAGCGAGGAATCTGTCCCATGTGCTTCATGAAAGAGATGGACTATTGGGGAATCGACGCGGAGTATCTGGACGAATGCTGTATAAGTAGTTTAAATGAGGTGCAAACTGAGCTGGAGGAAATAGCAGATAAGGTCAAGAACATATTGGACGACCTGGAGGATGATGCGACGCTCACTAGAGCCCAGAAGTGTCAAGCGTTTCTGTGGAAGCTCATGGAGAAACCAGAGTCATCGTTAGCTGCTCGCGTAATCGCAGTGTTGTCGTTCGCGTTCATCCTGATCTCCTCTGTGGTCATGTGCGTGGGGACCATCCCCGAGCTCCAAGTGAAAGATACCGAGGGTAACCTCGTGGAACACCCGACTCTTGAGTCAATCGAGACGGCTTGCATCATTTGGTTCACAGCGGAATACATTTTGCGTTTCTTGTCTTCTTCGAACCAGTTTAGCTTTGTGTTTTCTTTCATGAATATAATAGACTTTCTAGCCATCATGCCTTTTTACGTAGTGCTGATTCTTACGCATTTGGGCACTGCTGTGATGGAGCTCGCTAACGTACAGCAGGCAGTGCAAGCGTTGCGCATAATGCGCATTGCGCGCATCTTCAAACTTGCGCGCCACTCATCAGGTCTTCAAACTCTTACATTCGCACTCAAAAGCAGCTTGAAAGAGCTGGGTCTGCTGCTCATGTACATGAGCGTGGGAATTTTCTTGTTCTCCGCCCTGGGGTACACATTGGAGCAAAGCCACCCAGAGACCATGTTCACCAGCATCCCACAATCCTTCTGGTGGGCTATCATTACAATGACCACTGTGGGTTATGGAGACATCTATCCTAAAACAACGCTGGGCAGGTGTAACGCCGCTGTCAGTTTTCTGTGTGGCGTAATAGCTATCGCGTTGCCAATCCACCCGATTATCAACAACTTCGTGATTGTTTACAGTAAGCAGCGTGTGCTTGAAACCGCTGCAAAGCATGAAATCGAACTCATGGCGTTACGCGCGAAAGAGAAAGCGCAGGAGTGTCCGGAGGCTGAAAGAACGGCTTCGGCTGGCAGTAGCTCGGTGTGGGATAGCGCTGCTGTGAGCGCGTCACAGAGTGACACATATATCCCGTTACTTGGTGATAAAGCAAATGTGTCCAAAGACCAACCTGCCCACAAATGCTAG